A window from Bufo bufo chromosome 1, aBufBuf1.1, whole genome shotgun sequence encodes these proteins:
- the CANX gene encoding calnexin isoform X1 has translation MDLKWLFCLTYLVIGAVMINAHDGHHHGHHHHEHDHDHDHDDGLDIEDDIDDLLDDPEEPEPETSTPPPAPKVTYKMPVPIGEVYVAESFDKGTLDGWVLSKAKKDDTDDEIAKYDGKWEVVEMKETKLPGDKGLLLASRAKHHAVAIKLKKPFVFDKKPLIMQYEVNFQSGIECGGAYVKLLSKTSDQNLDHFHDKTPYTIMFGPDKCGEDYKLHFIFRHKNPKTGEYEEKHAKKPDADLKSFFTDKKTHLYTLILNPDNTFEVLVDQTVVNRGSLLTDVNPTVNPPSEIEDPDDRKPEDWDERPKIPDPDAVKPDDWDEDAPSKIPDDNAVKPEGWLDDEPEYIGDPDAEKPEDWDEDMDGEWEAPQVANPKCASAPGCGVWQRPTIDNPNYKGKWKAPMIDNPNYLGIWKPRKIPNPDYFEDLEPFKMTPFYAMGLELWSMTSDIFFDNFIICSDRAVADQWGNDGWGLKKAADGAAEPSVVGQMMAAAEERPWLWIVYILTVALPVFLVILFCCSGKKQTPDASHKKTDAPQPDIEEEEEEEEKETNKEDKDEAAEEQAEEQAEEQAPEEGEGDAGHGSNEEEEEEDDEEKESKPQEDDIMRRSPRNRKSRRD, from the exons ATGGATCTGAAATGGCTTTTTTGCTTGACCTACCTGGTTATTGGTGCTGTGATGATAAATGCTCATGATGGGCATCACCATGGCCACCACCATCATGAACATGACCACGACCACGACCATGATGATGGACTAGACATAGAAGATGACATAGATGATCTCCTTGATGATCCCGAAGAGCCAGAACcagaaaccagtactccacccccTGCTCCTAAG GTAACTTACAAAATGCCGGTCCCAATTGGTGAAGTCTATGTTGCAGAGTCATTTGACAAGGGAACGTTGGATGG GTGGGTTCTTTCTAAGGCCAAGAAGGATGACACAGATGATGAGATTGCTAAATATGATG GCAAATGGGAAGTGGTGGAGATGAAAGAGACTAAACTCCCCGGGGACAAAGGACTTCTGCTGGCGTCACGTGCCAAACATCATGCAGTTGCCATCAAGCTTAAAAAGCCCTTCGTCTTTGATAAAAAGCCTTTGATTATGCA GTATGAAGTAAATTTTCAGAGTGGAATAGAATGTGGAGGAGCATATGTGAAGCTACTGTCCAAAACCTCGGATCAGAACCTA gatCATTTCCATGATAAGACACCTTACACCATCATGTTTGGTCCTGACAAGTGTGGTGAGGATTACAAACTGCACTTTATCTTCCGTCACAAGAACCCCAAGACTGGAGAGTATGAAGAGAAGCATGCAAAGAAACCAGATGCAGACCTGAAATCCTTTTTCACAGACAAGAAAACCCATCTTTATACTTTAA TACTGAATCCAGATAACACATTTGAGGTCCTGGTTGACCAAACTGTTGTAAACCGTGGCAGCCTACTTACTGATGTGAATCCCACCGTCAACCCACCTAGTGAAATTGAGGATCCTGATGACAGGAAGCCTGAAGATTGGGATGAGAGACCAAAAATACCTGATCCTGATGCTGTCAAGCCTGATGACTG GGATGAAGATGCTCCCTCAAAGATCCCAGATGACAACGCAGTAAAACCAGAAGGATGGTTGGATGATGAACCAGAGTACATTGGTGACCCTGATGCTGAAAAGCCTGAAGACTG GGATGAAGATATGGATGGTGAATGGGAGGCACCACAGGTGGCAAACCCCAAATGTGCATCTGCTCCTGGCTGCGGAGTGTGGCAAAGGCCAACAATTGACAACCCTAACTACAAAGGAAAATGGAAGGCACCAATGATCGATAACCCCAATTACCTG GGTATCTGGAAACCACGCAAAATCCCCAATCCAGATTACTTTGAGGACCTGGAACCATTCAAGATGACTCCATTCTATGCTATGGGTCTGGAATTGTGGTCTATGACTTCTGATATTTTCTTTGACAACTTTATCATATGCTCAGACAGAGCTGTGGCTGATCAGTGGGGAAATGATGGCTGGGGTCTGAAGAAAGCAGCTGACGGTGCTGCTGAG ccaagtGTTGTTGGGCAGATGATGGCAGCAGCTGAAGAAAGACCATGGTTGTGGATAGTCTACATTCTGACTGTGGCTTTGCCAGTCTTCCTAGTTATCCTGTTCTGCTGTTCAGGCAAG AAGCAAACACCAGATGCAAGCCACAAAAAGACTGATGCCCCACAACCtgatatagaggaggaggaggaggaggaggaaaaagagACCAACAAGGAGGATAAAGATGAGGCTGCTGAAGAGCAGGCTGAAGAGCAGGCTGAAGAGCAAG
- the CANX gene encoding calnexin isoform X2 produces MDLKWLFCLTYLVIGAVMINAHDGHHHGHHHHEHDHDHDHDDGLDIEDDIDDLLDDPEEPEPETSTPPPAPKVTYKMPVPIGEVYVAESFDKGTLDGWVLSKAKKDDTDDEIAKYDGKWEVVEMKETKLPGDKGLLLASRAKHHAVAIKLKKPFVFDKKPLIMQYEVNFQSGIECGGAYVKLLSKTSDQNLDHFHDKTPYTIMFGPDKCGEDYKLHFIFRHKNPKTGEYEEKHAKKPDADLKSFFTDKKTHLYTLILNPDNTFEVLVDQTVVNRGSLLTDVNPTVNPPSEIEDPDDRKPEDWDERPKIPDPDAVKPDDWDEDAPSKIPDDNAVKPEGWLDDEPEYIGDPDAEKPEDWDEDMDGEWEAPQVANPKCASAPGCGVWQRPTIDNPNYKGKWKAPMIDNPNYLGIWKPRKIPNPDYFEDLEPFKMTPFYAMGLELWSMTSDIFFDNFIICSDRAVADQWGNDGWGLKKAADGAAEPSVVGQMMAAAEERPWLWIVYILTVALPVFLVILFCCSGKKQTPDASHKKTDAPQPDIEEEEEEEEKETNKEDKDEAAEEQAEEQAPEEGEGDAGHGSNEEEEEEDDEEKESKPQEDDIMRRSPRNRKSRRD; encoded by the exons ATGGATCTGAAATGGCTTTTTTGCTTGACCTACCTGGTTATTGGTGCTGTGATGATAAATGCTCATGATGGGCATCACCATGGCCACCACCATCATGAACATGACCACGACCACGACCATGATGATGGACTAGACATAGAAGATGACATAGATGATCTCCTTGATGATCCCGAAGAGCCAGAACcagaaaccagtactccacccccTGCTCCTAAG GTAACTTACAAAATGCCGGTCCCAATTGGTGAAGTCTATGTTGCAGAGTCATTTGACAAGGGAACGTTGGATGG GTGGGTTCTTTCTAAGGCCAAGAAGGATGACACAGATGATGAGATTGCTAAATATGATG GCAAATGGGAAGTGGTGGAGATGAAAGAGACTAAACTCCCCGGGGACAAAGGACTTCTGCTGGCGTCACGTGCCAAACATCATGCAGTTGCCATCAAGCTTAAAAAGCCCTTCGTCTTTGATAAAAAGCCTTTGATTATGCA GTATGAAGTAAATTTTCAGAGTGGAATAGAATGTGGAGGAGCATATGTGAAGCTACTGTCCAAAACCTCGGATCAGAACCTA gatCATTTCCATGATAAGACACCTTACACCATCATGTTTGGTCCTGACAAGTGTGGTGAGGATTACAAACTGCACTTTATCTTCCGTCACAAGAACCCCAAGACTGGAGAGTATGAAGAGAAGCATGCAAAGAAACCAGATGCAGACCTGAAATCCTTTTTCACAGACAAGAAAACCCATCTTTATACTTTAA TACTGAATCCAGATAACACATTTGAGGTCCTGGTTGACCAAACTGTTGTAAACCGTGGCAGCCTACTTACTGATGTGAATCCCACCGTCAACCCACCTAGTGAAATTGAGGATCCTGATGACAGGAAGCCTGAAGATTGGGATGAGAGACCAAAAATACCTGATCCTGATGCTGTCAAGCCTGATGACTG GGATGAAGATGCTCCCTCAAAGATCCCAGATGACAACGCAGTAAAACCAGAAGGATGGTTGGATGATGAACCAGAGTACATTGGTGACCCTGATGCTGAAAAGCCTGAAGACTG GGATGAAGATATGGATGGTGAATGGGAGGCACCACAGGTGGCAAACCCCAAATGTGCATCTGCTCCTGGCTGCGGAGTGTGGCAAAGGCCAACAATTGACAACCCTAACTACAAAGGAAAATGGAAGGCACCAATGATCGATAACCCCAATTACCTG GGTATCTGGAAACCACGCAAAATCCCCAATCCAGATTACTTTGAGGACCTGGAACCATTCAAGATGACTCCATTCTATGCTATGGGTCTGGAATTGTGGTCTATGACTTCTGATATTTTCTTTGACAACTTTATCATATGCTCAGACAGAGCTGTGGCTGATCAGTGGGGAAATGATGGCTGGGGTCTGAAGAAAGCAGCTGACGGTGCTGCTGAG ccaagtGTTGTTGGGCAGATGATGGCAGCAGCTGAAGAAAGACCATGGTTGTGGATAGTCTACATTCTGACTGTGGCTTTGCCAGTCTTCCTAGTTATCCTGTTCTGCTGTTCAGGCAAG AAGCAAACACCAGATGCAAGCCACAAAAAGACTGATGCCCCACAACCtgatatagaggaggaggaggaggaggaggaaaaagagACCAACAAGGAGGATAAAGATGAGGCTGCTGAAGAGCAGGCTGAAGAGC